AGATATGATCTCTGCAATCCCTCACCGGTAATTTTGGAGCTGACTGACTCAGTCGCAGATGACGGCAATTTTAATGCCCTTCATCTGGACGTTGGTTTCAAGAGCTTCTGTGATTTCAGTCAGCTTGAAACGGTGGGAAATCAGCTTTTCCAGAGGCAAGCCGATGGAATAGGCCCGTTTGAGAAAGTCGAAGGTAGTCGGGTAATCCTGCGGGCTGTACACCCAGGAGCCGACAGCCGTGACTTCCTTGTTGCAGAGGTCGTAGTGATGGTTGATGATGCTTTCTCCTCCGTCCATGAAAAAGCCTACTTCACATAAGCCTCCGCCACGCTTGACAAATTTCCAGGCATTGGCTCCGGCTTTTCCCACTCCCGTACATTGGAAGACGAAATCGGCCAATTTACCGCCGTTGTCAGCCTTGACTGCTTCAAGGAGGGTTTCGAAATCGGCATAGTTTGTAAAATTGTACGTGCGGGTAGCGCCCATTTCACGCGCGAGTTCCAGACGGGAATCATTGCCATCCACGGCAATGATGGTTTCTATCCCAAGTGTGCGGATGGTGGCGATTTGGAGCAAGCCGATCGGACCGCAGCCTTGAACGAGGACAACAGAATTGAACTTCAACAGGCCGGTGGATTTGGCGCGTTCCAGAGAATGGGTGACTACGGCGGCCGGTTCTACGAGAATGCATTGGTCAAGAGTCATGTTGCTGACGTTGAAAAAAGTGGATCCTTTGCGGATGACCAGGTATTCGGCGAAGTAACCGTTGAAATGGACATCGTCATCGGGCATTAGACCATAAACGCCGACGTTTTCACAAAGATTGGTGCGTCCGGGCGTATTAAGGCATGCGTCGCATGTACCGCAGGGAATGATACAGGTAACGATTTTATCGCCAAGCCCGAGAGGATTCCCGGCAGTATCTTTGGTGATGTTTTTACCCATGGCGACGATTTCGCCGGTACCTTCGTGGCCGAGGACTACGGGGCAGAGTCCGAATGGATCGCGGTTGTATTCATGACCGTCCGTTCCGCAGACGCCGCAGGCTTCCACTTTGATCAGCATTTCGTCGTCACTGATCGCAGGAATGGGATATTCGCGGATTTCGAAGGTTTTGGGTGCCGTCAGAACGGCAGCTTTGGCTGTGGTTTGCATAACGGCTGAAAACCTAAGGGCTTCTTGTCCATTTTACAAGATTAAAGTATCCTCTCTTTTGAAGAACCGGCAACGGTGATTGCCGGAGGGATGCCTTCCTGCGATTTGAGACGAGACGATAGATTTTTTTTGTAGAAAAATAAGGAATTATGTAATCTTATAAATTATTTATTATAAGTATTTTAATGATAAAAATTGGCGCTTTGTGTTGTGTTTTCCGTATTGCTGCTCCTTAAATGGATGCGTCTTCCGGAGAGGGAGATGTCAATAAAAACAACAAGAACCAATATCATTAATATGAGTACAAAATTGAAACGAATTTTCGTTCATGGTTTCCCCGGCATGTACGGTGGTGCAGGAACGGAATTGCACCATCAAATTATCGCCTGGGTCAAAATGGGAATGGAAGTTCATCTGATTCCGACCTGGGAGAACGTTTCCAGAGAACCCCTTTATATGGAAATGATTTCCCGAGGAATTCATATCCATGCCATGAACGACTGGTCCGTTGTGGAACCGGGGGATCCTGTGATCGGTTTCTGCAATGCGGAGTTTCTGAACAATCTTCCGGACATCCGCAAGAGGACGAAGAGAACAGTGTTCGTCAATTGTATGACCTGGTTATTCGACAAGGAAAAACAGGCGATGGCCGATGGGCAGATTGCCATGTTCCTGTACCAGAACGAGGATGTCAGACAAAAGAACATGCCCATTCTGAAGGCTTTGAACCGGGACTCGGCGATTCGGTTTTCGACCTTTATTCCTTATTTTCACGCAGACGATTTTCCGTTTGTCGAGGAACGTTCCAACGAATGGTTCGGCTGTGGTCGTATTTCCCGGCAGGATGCCGACAAGTTCGCCCGAAATACTCTTCATATTTACGAATACTTTGTTGCCCCGAAATGTAAACGGGGACTTTTCCTCGGATTCGGAGAGAAGAGCGAACGCAAGATTGGACACCCCTACAGCTGGATCCGTACGGCGGCCAACCATAAGGTGGTGTCGCAGCAGGATTTTTACAAGCATTGTGAGATTGTCCTCCAACCGACGGATACGACGGAAAACTGGCCGCGCATCGGTTTTGAATCCATGGCGAGCGGCAGTGTCCTGATTGTCGATAACCGCGGAGGATGGAAGAGACTTGTCGAGCACGGCAAGACGGGCTGGCTCTGCGACAACGAGAGGGACTTTATCTACTATGCCAGTAAAATGGCCTACGAACCAAATTTGCGGAGGGATATGGCGGAAGCCGCCCGTGAACGCGGTCTCCAACTAGGTGGATTGAAGGCGTCGATGGACAGCTGGGAAGAAATCTTCGAGCAGATGCTCCAACTGCCGGAATAACCTTGAACACTGGAACTGGTATGATGACTGATACTTTACGTCGCCGGGTCTCCGCTTTCTGGCCGGGAGGGGAACTTCCTCTCCTCGCCGGTTTGGCGGTCCGGTCTTATTTGGCTCATGGGGTCGAGATGCAATTGTTTGTGTACCGGCCCTGCTCGAATGTTCCCGAGGGAACGGTTCTCCGGGATGCTTCCGGAGTCATTCCCGAGT
This is a stretch of genomic DNA from Akkermansia sp. N21116. It encodes these proteins:
- a CDS encoding zinc-binding dehydrogenase → MQTTAKAAVLTAPKTFEIREYPIPAISDDEMLIKVEACGVCGTDGHEYNRDPFGLCPVVLGHEGTGEIVAMGKNITKDTAGNPLGLGDKIVTCIIPCGTCDACLNTPGRTNLCENVGVYGLMPDDDVHFNGYFAEYLVIRKGSTFFNVSNMTLDQCILVEPAAVVTHSLERAKSTGLLKFNSVVLVQGCGPIGLLQIATIRTLGIETIIAVDGNDSRLELAREMGATRTYNFTNYADFETLLEAVKADNGGKLADFVFQCTGVGKAGANAWKFVKRGGGLCEVGFFMDGGESIINHHYDLCNKEVTAVGSWVYSPQDYPTTFDFLKRAYSIGLPLEKLISHRFKLTEITEALETNVQMKGIKIAVICD
- a CDS encoding glycosyltransferase, with amino-acid sequence MSTKLKRIFVHGFPGMYGGAGTELHHQIIAWVKMGMEVHLIPTWENVSREPLYMEMISRGIHIHAMNDWSVVEPGDPVIGFCNAEFLNNLPDIRKRTKRTVFVNCMTWLFDKEKQAMADGQIAMFLYQNEDVRQKNMPILKALNRDSAIRFSTFIPYFHADDFPFVEERSNEWFGCGRISRQDADKFARNTLHIYEYFVAPKCKRGLFLGFGEKSERKIGHPYSWIRTAANHKVVSQQDFYKHCEIVLQPTDTTENWPRIGFESMASGSVLIVDNRGGWKRLVEHGKTGWLCDNERDFIYYASKMAYEPNLRRDMAEAARERGLQLGGLKASMDSWEEIFEQMLQLPE